ATCGCCGGGCCGAAGGCGCCGAACACGTCGTACGTGCTGAAGTCGTGCTTGACCAGCTCGAAACCCCAGTCCTTGAACCGCTGCAGGTCCGCGCGGACGCCGTCCAGGACCTCGGGGTACGACGGATCGAGCGCCCGGCCCGGCTTGTCGTGCGGGGCCTTCGACGTCAACGGGGTGGGCTCGCGGACCAGGAGCGGGCGGAACCACAGGCCCGGTCGCGCACCGATCTCCTTGATCGCGGCCGCCGTACCGGCCAGGTCGTCGAAGACTCCCGGCGTACCGCGGTCCCAGGGGCCGCCGGAGGCTATGCCGCCCGGGTACCAGCCGTCGTCGACGACGCTGAACGGCTTCACCGGGTGACCGTCGGCGAGCTCGACGATCGTCGACGCGTCCTGCAGGACAGCCTTCTCGTCGAAGTTCTCGCCGTACGCGTAGTACCAGTTGTTAGCCCCGACCACCGGCGCGGGCTCAGGTCGCGCCGGTAGTCGGGTGCTCATGGAGGCGACCGCTGCGTTCAGGGTCTGCCAAGGTGTGCCCGCGTCTTCGAATCGTCGCACGACTGCTGCCGTCAGCGTACGACCGTCCAAAAGCGCCGGGCCGCCGCCGTTGCGCAGGTCGAGCCAGAGGGTGAATCCGTCACCGTCGACGGTCCACGCGCAGAACGCGTTCGGCTGTACGTCGACGCCCATCCCGAACGTGCCTGCTTCTGAGTGCGCGAGGAAGTACCAGGGCAGCAGGCGCTCGGGTTGCTGGTGCCGCCACTGCAGGTCGCCGTACGAACGCTCCCATGCGTCACCGAGGATCAGCGCGTCGCTCGGCAGCTTCTCCGGCCAGCGGAGCGCGACCCGGGAGATCCGCTCCGCGGTGACCTCGATGGCTCCGTCGTTCCAGCGGATCTCGGCCCCGGCGCGCGCCGGGGAGACCAACTCTCCCGAGGGGTCCACCTGGACGAAAACAGCGCTCGGCTCTCTCACTTGGCTCCCTCGGGGTTAATTTCCCCAGAGACTTTAGTTAGTGCTTCTCGGGCCGGTCAAGGCGGAGACCGCGGCCACGAGACGGTCCACGTCCGGCTGGTCCGTGTACGGCGCGAGACCGGCGCGGATCGCACCGGCCGGGCCGAGACCGAGGTGGCGGGCGGGCTCGTAGGCGTAGAAGGAACCGGCCGGGGCGTTCACGCCCGCCTTCGCGAGGTGCTCGGAGACCGCCGCCGGGGTGTGACCGTCGAGGGTGAAGAGCAGGGTCGGCGTGCGGTGTGCGGCATGGCCGTAGAGGGTGACGCCGGGGATCGCTTTCAGGCGGGCCTCGAGGTCGTCACGGAGCGCGTCCTCGTGCGCTTCGACGCTTTCGAGCGAGCTGATCAGTCGCTCCCGCCGGGTGCGGCCAGTGCCCGCGAGATCGGCGATGAAGTCGACGGCGGCGGTCGTGCCGGCCAGCAGCTCGTACGGCAGCGTCCCGAACTCGAAGCGCTCCGGTACGACGTCTGTCGACGGCAGCAGCTTGTCGGGCTTCAGCGTCTCGAGCAGCTCGGGCGCCGCGGTCAGCGCGCCGAGATGCGGTCCGAAGAACTTGTACGGCGAGCACGCGTAGAAGTCGGCGTACCGCGCGTCGATCGGCGCGTGTGCGGTGAGGTGGACGCCGTCGACGTAGATCAGCGCTCCGGCCTCGTGCACCTGGTCGGCGATCTTCTGGGTGGCGGGACGCGTGCCCAGGAGGTTGGACGCGGCGGTGACCGCGACCAGGCGGGTGCGGTCGGTGAGCAGCGGGGCGATGTCGTCCAGCTCGGAGGTCTCCGGGTCGAAGCCGAGCCACTTCACCGTGGCGCCTGCGGCCTCGGCGGCCTGGACCCACGGACGGACGTTCGCGTCGTGATCGAGGCGACTGACGATCACCTCGTCGCCCGCGGACCAGGTCTTGGCGAGGGTGCGGGAGAAGTCGTACGTGAGCTGCGTCATGCTGCGGCCGAACACGATCCCCTGAGCGGTGGTGCCGAGCAGATCGGCCATCGCCTGGCGGGCGCCGACAACGATCTCGTCGGCGCGGCGCTCGGCGGCGGTCAGTTGACCGCGGTTCGCGAGCGCCGACGTCATGGTCCGCGCCACCGCGTCGGCGACGACCTGCGGCGTCTGCGAACCACCGGGTCCGTCGAAGTGCGCGGCCCCCTCGTCGAGCGCGGGGAACTGCTTCCGGACGGCAACGACGTCAAAGGCACTCATGCGCGTCATCCTCTCTCGCTCCTGACAGCCGACGCCAGCGCCTGCCCGAATGCGGATATAAATGCGCAAACTGTCCGGGGAGTAGTGCAGGATGTCAGGAGTGAGCACGGTAACGACTCCTGACAGCACCTCCAGCCCCGCCCCGGTCCGGGCCTGGCTCCCCGTCATGCTGGCCCTCGCCGCGATCTGGGGCTGCAGCTTTCTGTTCATCTCGGTCGGCGTCCGCGAGTTGCCGCCGCTCTATCTCGCGCTCGGACGGGTGATCGCGGGGTCCGTCGTACTGCTCGCGATCCTCGCCCTGAAGCGCGAGCCGCTGCCGCGGGACCCGCGCCTGTGGGCGCACTCGTTCGTGGTCGGGGCGATCGGTTCGGCGATCCCGTGGACACTGTTCGGGTACGGCGAGGAGCGGATCCCGTCGCTGCTCGCCGGCATCTGGAACGGGATCACCCCGCTGGTCGTGCTGCCGATCGCGGTGCTGATCTTCCGGACCGAGAAGTTCTCCGCGCAGCGCGGGTTCGGGTTGCTGATCGGGTTCCTCGGGATGCTCGTCGTCCTCGGAGCCTGGCAGGTGCAGGCCGGCGCGAACCTCCTCGGCCAGGGACTGTGCATGCTGGCCGCGGTCTCGTACGGGCTCGCAATCCCTTACCAGAAACGATTCCTGGCCGGGACGACACTGTCCGGAACCGCACTGTCGACCAGCTTGTTGCTGTGCGCAACGGTCCAGCTGGCCGTCGTCGCTCCCCTGGTCACCGGGCATGCTCCGCCGGCGCCATGGTCGCTGTCAGCCAAGACGGTGCTGAGCGTTCTGGCCCTCGGCGCGCTCGGCAGCGGACTCGCCTTCGTGCTCAACATGCGCAACATCCGGCTGATCGGCGCGAGCCGCTCGTCGATGGTCACGTACCTGATGCCGATCTTCTCGATCATCGTCGGCGTACTCGTCCTGAACGAGCACATCGCCTGGTACCAGCCCGTCGGCGGCCTCATCGTCCTGCTCGGCGTAGCCGTCTCCCAGGGCCTCCTCGGGAACTTCCGCCGCAAGATCCCTGTGGAGGCACCCGCCACCTAGGCGTGGCGGAGGTTCGGTACGGCGGCGACAACGACTGCGACGAGGGCGAGCAGCGTTCCGGCGACGACCGGGGTGGTGATCGGCTTGTCGGCGACCGGTAGGAAGACGTCGATGAAGAGGCTCGCGATGAGTTGGCCTGCGATCGTGCCGAGGCCGAGCACGAAGACGCCGACCACTCGGACCACGGCGGCCGCGGCGCTGATGAAGATGACGCCGCACGCGCCGCCGAGGTACAGCCAGGGCTCGGTCGGCAGGTGCCGTGGCGTACCACGGAGCGCGAGATCGACGGCGAACACGATCAGCAGAGCGACGAATCCGACCAGGAAGTTCACCACTCCGGCCGCGACCGCGCCGTACGCGTCGGGGGACGCAGCCCGGGCCACCCGCCCGTTGATCGCCTGCTGCACCGCGGTGCCGACGCCGCCGAGCGCCGGCAGGAGCGCGAGCATCAGGCCGTCGGGGTGACTCAGTTGCTGCGACACGGCCAGGCCGACCGCGACCAACGCGATCAGGGCACCGACGATGCGTACGGCGGTGAGCGGCTGCGGACCGGCCGGGCCGAATCCGAGACGGTCGACGACCAGGCTGCTGATCGCCTGCCCGGCCACACCCGCCACCAGGAACACCGCGACACCGATCACGGAGACGGTGATCGACTGCGTAGCGACGAGAAACGCGCCCGCGAGTCCGCCGAGACATTGCCACCAGCGCAAGCCGCCGTACCCGCGCATCGGCCGCCGGATCGTGCGCCAGACCTTCACCAGCCCGCGCCGCACCGGAGGCACCACTGCGGTCGCGACCAGCAGGATCAGCAGGCCGGTGCCGAACGAGATCAGCGCCGCCGGGATCCCGTCGCCGAGGATGCCGCCGAGCTCGCCGTTCAGGCGCGACTGGACCGCTACCAGCATCCCGATCCCGAAGGCCG
This Kribbella sp. NBC_00482 DNA region includes the following protein-coding sequences:
- a CDS encoding DMT family transporter, with translation MTTTATRPAPSTRRHHVVGLTSAFGIGMLVAVQSRLNGELGGILGDGIPAALISFGTGLLILLVATAVVPPVRRGLVKVWRTIRRPMRGYGGLRWWQCLGGLAGAFLVATQSITVSVIGVAVFLVAGVAGQAISSLVVDRLGFGPAGPQPLTAVRIVGALIALVAVGLAVSQQLSHPDGLMLALLPALGGVGTAVQQAINGRVARAASPDAYGAVAAGVVNFLVGFVALLIVFAVDLALRGTPRHLPTEPWLYLGGACGVIFISAAAAVVRVVGVFVLGLGTIAGQLIASLFIDVFLPVADKPITTPVVAGTLLALVAVVVAAVPNLRHA
- a CDS encoding cysteine desulfurase-like protein, giving the protein MSAFDVVAVRKQFPALDEGAAHFDGPGGSQTPQVVADAVARTMTSALANRGQLTAAERRADEIVVGARQAMADLLGTTAQGIVFGRSMTQLTYDFSRTLAKTWSAGDEVIVSRLDHDANVRPWVQAAEAAGATVKWLGFDPETSELDDIAPLLTDRTRLVAVTAASNLLGTRPATQKIADQVHEAGALIYVDGVHLTAHAPIDARYADFYACSPYKFFGPHLGALTAAPELLETLKPDKLLPSTDVVPERFEFGTLPYELLAGTTAAVDFIADLAGTGRTRRERLISSLESVEAHEDALRDDLEARLKAIPGVTLYGHAAHRTPTLLFTLDGHTPAAVSEHLAKAGVNAPAGSFYAYEPARHLGLGPAGAIRAGLAPYTDQPDVDRLVAAVSALTGPRSTN
- a CDS encoding DMT family transporter, encoding MSTVTTPDSTSSPAPVRAWLPVMLALAAIWGCSFLFISVGVRELPPLYLALGRVIAGSVVLLAILALKREPLPRDPRLWAHSFVVGAIGSAIPWTLFGYGEERIPSLLAGIWNGITPLVVLPIAVLIFRTEKFSAQRGFGLLIGFLGMLVVLGAWQVQAGANLLGQGLCMLAAVSYGLAIPYQKRFLAGTTLSGTALSTSLLLCATVQLAVVAPLVTGHAPPAPWSLSAKTVLSVLALGALGSGLAFVLNMRNIRLIGASRSSMVTYLMPIFSIIVGVLVLNEHIAWYQPVGGLIVLLGVAVSQGLLGNFRRKIPVEAPAT